The Ptiloglossa arizonensis isolate GNS036 chromosome 13, iyPtiAriz1_principal, whole genome shotgun sequence genome window below encodes:
- the Ptip gene encoding PAX transcription activation domain interacting protein isoform X1: MGDIRAGLEELKLDGALFADVKYYVSGEGDPKILNLLQEGGAERSNYFSDFVTHLIAGYDALENDISAAKDIYEIPAVTQNWILYSVKCNKLLPPHYFSPENTQLFSNIRACVSQVSRADSKSLWAMVTLQGGKCQLRLDRYCTHLITGKAAGLKYETATRHPIQIVTPDWVTECCRKGTIVSEVEYHPRLLIYPNSSTAMITGFMDEDTESNTAQEEQDRTKAMLEQLKQRMPWNQPSPPVSSNTSHSINTANVTVTTIPYPTNGQNTVNAQQQHLSRPIATTSLSNASTIVSSVSDQNVAQTGWLPQASQQNNVAQLKSASQIQQPEISPQQQQQQQMNMQHSLLQQQQLSQQLTQHSQLQQQTYTQQQILNQQQSPQLASQQQLIGAQQQSLAQQSLMPQQQQQQQQINSQLPQHQLSSPQQLLTQQQKQLNQHQILSQQQLNQQHLSQQQQISSQQQLVQQQQVQLTPQQQIVLQQQQQIPTQQQQIGTPQQIGTQQHQLNQQQASSQQLTTEQRQIILLQQQQQQQQKIQQISQQLQQSAPQSAQQFVIRDGQLQQQPQNQQIMGPNQQGFIVQRDSQWQQQQYHLQLQRQQQQQIGPQRPSGQWTQQPPQPPRQLIQLDAQTHQQLQQMDPQQRAQFIQKIQKQKNLLLQRQMQNRQAQQGAHIAVIRSPGKPVQPGGLQWVQQPRPQMIGPQIAQTPSQKPVHPVVQPPALTPINAANPVIVQTGQTVQGPQTPQTAQTFQQGQPLTPQHIAQLHMQKQQMARLQQLQHLQQQQQQQQQQQQQQQGAQQEAPLTSLSNNVQIPPDQQLVVNAKTKTALANMLTNRLQGSAADGTAAGQLRLMTAQHRPPPPPSQDPQLLAAYQRRTVGNITNGAPPGAPIKMQYAPVMTQAKAQFYGHNPNLKLPPDLFLLGCIFVIVEYDVQRPNDVSIWKQVIERHGGEVEPQYCTRATHVLAITQKHPTVVQALREGKRCVSAHWLSDVVSKQQVLPPWHALHFPTPFSLTELPCAKQIVSLSGFEGEERAKVKYMLEALGSKVTNYFTRHNTLLVCRRPDGQKYKKAREWQTGVVNAQWLTDLLCGQMNALHQTENPKYQQYSLSNPFRLDYSLVPHLMAAWKMPINITQESYDKVKQVGQGPNSIRKYKKPRLDGPLLNKDPHLLGLDEPIVVSNPDPPSPDKQPRILFSGINPRKHAKRIRELGGALAASWRDATHLVMSAPIRTVKLLCCLSRCKYIVTLQWLLDCSARNTFLDESGYMLGDPEFEKNFNCNIEKALASCNRGTVLKGKIFYVTPSVVPSPSAIAEIIESAGGSMEKTRRSLAQIQEMNSNKLTYVIVTHENDLHLLTDVLRANISVFSAEIVLGAVARQYFQPDQV, translated from the exons ATGGGCGACATAAGGGCCGGCCTCGAGGAATTAAAACTTGACGGGGCCCTGTTTGCCGATGTTAAATACTACGTCAGCGGCGAAGGTGATCCCAAG attttAAATTTACTACAAGAGGGTGGTGCAGAAAGATCAAATTATTTTAGTGATTTTGTTACGCATTTAATAGCAGGCTATGACGCACTGGAAAATGATATATCTGCTGCAAAGGATATCTACGAAATACCAGCAGTTACACAGAACTGGATTTTATACTCTGTCAAATGCAACAAACTTCTGCC GCCGCACTATTTTTCACCTGAAAAtacacaattattttcaaatatacgaGCATGTGTATCTCAGGTAAGCCGTGCTGACAGTAAAAGTCTATGGGCAATGGTCACATTGCAAGGTGGTAAATGTCAATTACGTTTAGACCGATATTGCACACATTTAATTACTGGAAAGGCTGCTGGTTTGAAATACGAAACTGCTACTAGGCATCCTATTCAAATCGTAACGCCAGATTGGGTAACAGAATGTTGTAGAAAAGGGACTATTGTAAGTGAAGTGGAATATCATCCCAGACTTTTAATATATCCAAATAGTTCTACGGCTATGATTACTGGCTTTATGGACGAAGATACCGAAAGTAATACGGCGCAAGAAGAACAGGACAGAACTAAAGCTATGTTGGAGCAACTTAAACAGCGTATGCCTTGGAATCAACCGAGTCCACCTGTATCTTCCAATACGTCGCACAGTATCAATACAGCTAATGTAACTgtgacaacaattccttatccaACAAATGGACAAAATACTGTTAATGCACAGCAACAACACCTTTCGCGTCCAATTGCTACCACAAGTTTGTCCAATGCTTCCACAATCGTGTCTTCTGTTTCCGATCAAAACGTCGCGCAAACTGGTTGGCTTCCGCAAGCTTCGCAACAAAATAATGTTGCTCAATTGAAGTCTGCGTCACAAATACAGCAACCAGAAATATCTccgcaacaacagcaacaacagcaaatGAACATGCAGCATTCATTATTGCAACAACAACAACTGTCGCAACAACTCACTCAACATTCACAATTACAGCAACAAACGTACACTCAACAACAGATTTTGAACCAGCAACAATCTCCTCAATTAGCATCGCAACAACAATTAATAGGGGCGCAACAACAATCCCTTGCACAGCAATCGTTGATgccgcaacagcaacaacaacaacaacaaataaATTCACAACTACCTCAACATCAGTTATCATCTCCCCAACAACTACTGACACAACAACAGAAACAACTGAATCAGCACCAGATACTTTCCCAGCAACAATTGAATCAACAACATTTGTCTCAACAACAGCAAATTAGCTCTCAACAACAACTAGTTCAACAACAGCAAGTGCAATTAACACCGCAGCAGCAAATAGTTctgcaacaacagcaacaaattCCTACGCAACAGCAACAAATCGGGACACCGCAGCAAATCGGAACACAGCAACATCAACTGAATCAACAACAAGCCTCGTCGCAGCAGCTCACGACCGAGCAGCGACAGATTATACTGttacaacagcaacagcagcaacaacagaaGATTCAACAAATTTCTCAACAGTTGCAACAATCAGCGCCTCAAAGTGCTCAGCAATTCGTTATAAGGGATGGTCAATTGCAGCAACAACCTCAGAATCAACAAATAATGGGCCCGAATCAACAAGGCTTCATTGTACAAAGAGACTCGCAATGGCAACAGCAACAGTATCATTTACAGTTACAAagacaacagcaacaacaaattGGCCCTCAAAGACCGAGTGGACAATGGACGCAGCAACCGCCTCAACCACCGAGGCAGTTGATTCAATTGGATGCTCAAACGCATCAACAGTTGCAGCAAATGGATCCGCAACAGAGGGCCCAATTCATCCAAAAGATTCAAAAGCAGAAGAACTTACTGCTACAGAGACAAATGCAAAATCGCCAAGCGCAACAAGGAGCACATATCGCCGTTATCAGAAGTCCGGGCAAGCCGGTACAACCGGGTGGTTTGCAATGGGTTCAGCAACCACGACCGCAAATGATCGGGCCACAAATTGCGCAGACACCCAGTCAAAAACCGGTACATCCCGTGGTGCAGCCGCCAGCTCTGACACCGATCAATGCTGCTAACCCGGTGATCGTGCAAACGGGACAAACCGTGCAAGGTCCCCAAACACCGCAGACCGCGCAAACGTTCCAACAAGGTCAACCGTTGACGCCTCAGCACATAGCCCAGTTGCATATGCAGAAACAGCAAATGGCCAGATTGCAACAGTTGCAGCAtttacagcaacaacaacagcaacagcagcagcagcaacaacagcagcaaggTGCACAGCAAGAGGCACCATTGACATCGTTGTCCAACAATGTTCAGATACCACCGGACCAACAACTGGTCGTCAACGCGAAAACGAAAACCGCGTTGGCGAACATGCTGACGAACCGATTGCAAGGCAGCGCGGCCGATGGTACCGCAGCTGGTCAGCTGAGATTAATGACCGCGCAACATAGACCACCGCCCCCGCCGTCCCAAGATCCCCAACTTCTTGCGGCTTACCAACGGAGAACCGTAGGGAACATAACAAACGGAGCACCGCCCGGGGCACCGATAAAAATGCAATACGCTCCGGTGATGACTCAGGCTAAAGCTCAGTTCTATGGACACAATCCAAATCTAAAAC tGCCACCAGATCTGTTTTTGCTAGGTTGTATCTTTGTTATCGTTGAGTACGACGTGCAACGTCCAAACGATGTGTCTATATGGAAGCAAGTGATCGAGAGACACGGCGGCGAGGTCGAGCCCCAATATTGCACCCGAGCGACTCACGTGCTGGCGATCACGCAGAAACATCCGACTGTGGTGCAGGCACTACGCGAGGGGAAACGTTGCGTCAGTGCACATTGGCTCTCGGACGTCGTCAGTAAACAACAGGTACTACCGCCATGGCACGCCCTCCATTTCCCAACACCGTTCAGCCTCACGGAGCTGCCATGCGCCAAGCAAATCGTCTCGTTGTCCGGATTCGAGGGCGAGGAACGAGCAAAAGTGAAGTACATGCTGGAAGCTTTGGGATCGAAGGTCACCAATTACTTCACCAGGCACAACACACTACTCGTTTGCAGAAG ACCGGACggtcaaaaatataaaaaggctCGAGAATGGCAAACCGGAGTTGTAAATGCTCAGTGGTTGACGGACTTGTTGTGTGGACAAATGAACGCTCTACATCAGACCGAAAACCCAAAATATCAACAATACAGCCTGAGCAATCCATTTAGATTGGATTATTCGCTAGTGCCTCATTTAATGG CTGCCTGGAAAATGCCGATAAACATTACTCAGGAATCCTATGATAAAGTAAAACAGGTTGGTCAGGGTCCAAATTCGATAAGAAAGTATAAGAAGCCGCGATTAGACGGCCCGTTGTTAAACAAAGATCCACATTTACTGGGTTTGGACGAGCCGATAGTCGTCAGTAATCCCGATCCTCCATCTCCGGATAAACAACCGAGAATATTGTTCTCTGGTATCAATCCTAGAAAACATGCGAAG AGAATTCGGGAATTAGGTGGTGCACTGGCAGCCAGTTGGCGGGACGCTACCCACCTTGTGATGTCGGCACCGATAAGAACTGTAAAATTATTGTGTTGCCTGTCACGTTGTAAATATATTGTCACGTTACAGTGGTTACTCGATTGTTCTGCGAGGAACACGTTTTTAGATGAAAGTGGATACATGCTTGGCGATCCAGAATTCGAgaagaattttaattgtaatattGAAAAGGCTCTGGCGAGCTGTAACAGGGGAACAGTACTTAAG ggtaaaatattttatgtcaCACCAAGTGTGGTGCCATCGCCATCGGCGATCGCAGAAATTATCGAAAGCGCAGGTGGATCGATGGAAAAAACGCGGAGATCACTCGCGCAAATCCAAGAAATGAATAGTAATAAATTAACTTATGTCATCGTCACTCATGAAAATGACCTTCACCTTCTTACCGATGTTTTACGTGCAAATATCA GTGTGTTCAGTGCAGAAATTGTGTTAGGAGCAGTTGCACGACAATACTTCCAACCTGATCAAGTATGA
- the Ptip gene encoding PAX transcription activation domain interacting protein isoform X2, with protein MCISECCRKGTIVSEVEYHPRLLIYPNSSTAMITGFMDEDTESNTAQEEQDRTKAMLEQLKQRMPWNQPSPPVSSNTSHSINTANVTVTTIPYPTNGQNTVNAQQQHLSRPIATTSLSNASTIVSSVSDQNVAQTGWLPQASQQNNVAQLKSASQIQQPEISPQQQQQQQMNMQHSLLQQQQLSQQLTQHSQLQQQTYTQQQILNQQQSPQLASQQQLIGAQQQSLAQQSLMPQQQQQQQQINSQLPQHQLSSPQQLLTQQQKQLNQHQILSQQQLNQQHLSQQQQISSQQQLVQQQQVQLTPQQQIVLQQQQQIPTQQQQIGTPQQIGTQQHQLNQQQASSQQLTTEQRQIILLQQQQQQQQKIQQISQQLQQSAPQSAQQFVIRDGQLQQQPQNQQIMGPNQQGFIVQRDSQWQQQQYHLQLQRQQQQQIGPQRPSGQWTQQPPQPPRQLIQLDAQTHQQLQQMDPQQRAQFIQKIQKQKNLLLQRQMQNRQAQQGAHIAVIRSPGKPVQPGGLQWVQQPRPQMIGPQIAQTPSQKPVHPVVQPPALTPINAANPVIVQTGQTVQGPQTPQTAQTFQQGQPLTPQHIAQLHMQKQQMARLQQLQHLQQQQQQQQQQQQQQQGAQQEAPLTSLSNNVQIPPDQQLVVNAKTKTALANMLTNRLQGSAADGTAAGQLRLMTAQHRPPPPPSQDPQLLAAYQRRTVGNITNGAPPGAPIKMQYAPVMTQAKAQFYGHNPNLKLPPDLFLLGCIFVIVEYDVQRPNDVSIWKQVIERHGGEVEPQYCTRATHVLAITQKHPTVVQALREGKRCVSAHWLSDVVSKQQVLPPWHALHFPTPFSLTELPCAKQIVSLSGFEGEERAKVKYMLEALGSKVTNYFTRHNTLLVCRRPDGQKYKKAREWQTGVVNAQWLTDLLCGQMNALHQTENPKYQQYSLSNPFRLDYSLVPHLMAAWKMPINITQESYDKVKQVGQGPNSIRKYKKPRLDGPLLNKDPHLLGLDEPIVVSNPDPPSPDKQPRILFSGINPRKHAKRIRELGGALAASWRDATHLVMSAPIRTVKLLCCLSRCKYIVTLQWLLDCSARNTFLDESGYMLGDPEFEKNFNCNIEKALASCNRGTVLKGKIFYVTPSVVPSPSAIAEIIESAGGSMEKTRRSLAQIQEMNSNKLTYVIVTHENDLHLLTDVLRANISVFSAEIVLGAVARQYFQPDQV; from the exons ATGTGTATCTCAG AATGTTGTAGAAAAGGGACTATTGTAAGTGAAGTGGAATATCATCCCAGACTTTTAATATATCCAAATAGTTCTACGGCTATGATTACTGGCTTTATGGACGAAGATACCGAAAGTAATACGGCGCAAGAAGAACAGGACAGAACTAAAGCTATGTTGGAGCAACTTAAACAGCGTATGCCTTGGAATCAACCGAGTCCACCTGTATCTTCCAATACGTCGCACAGTATCAATACAGCTAATGTAACTgtgacaacaattccttatccaACAAATGGACAAAATACTGTTAATGCACAGCAACAACACCTTTCGCGTCCAATTGCTACCACAAGTTTGTCCAATGCTTCCACAATCGTGTCTTCTGTTTCCGATCAAAACGTCGCGCAAACTGGTTGGCTTCCGCAAGCTTCGCAACAAAATAATGTTGCTCAATTGAAGTCTGCGTCACAAATACAGCAACCAGAAATATCTccgcaacaacagcaacaacagcaaatGAACATGCAGCATTCATTATTGCAACAACAACAACTGTCGCAACAACTCACTCAACATTCACAATTACAGCAACAAACGTACACTCAACAACAGATTTTGAACCAGCAACAATCTCCTCAATTAGCATCGCAACAACAATTAATAGGGGCGCAACAACAATCCCTTGCACAGCAATCGTTGATgccgcaacagcaacaacaacaacaacaaataaATTCACAACTACCTCAACATCAGTTATCATCTCCCCAACAACTACTGACACAACAACAGAAACAACTGAATCAGCACCAGATACTTTCCCAGCAACAATTGAATCAACAACATTTGTCTCAACAACAGCAAATTAGCTCTCAACAACAACTAGTTCAACAACAGCAAGTGCAATTAACACCGCAGCAGCAAATAGTTctgcaacaacagcaacaaattCCTACGCAACAGCAACAAATCGGGACACCGCAGCAAATCGGAACACAGCAACATCAACTGAATCAACAACAAGCCTCGTCGCAGCAGCTCACGACCGAGCAGCGACAGATTATACTGttacaacagcaacagcagcaacaacagaaGATTCAACAAATTTCTCAACAGTTGCAACAATCAGCGCCTCAAAGTGCTCAGCAATTCGTTATAAGGGATGGTCAATTGCAGCAACAACCTCAGAATCAACAAATAATGGGCCCGAATCAACAAGGCTTCATTGTACAAAGAGACTCGCAATGGCAACAGCAACAGTATCATTTACAGTTACAAagacaacagcaacaacaaattGGCCCTCAAAGACCGAGTGGACAATGGACGCAGCAACCGCCTCAACCACCGAGGCAGTTGATTCAATTGGATGCTCAAACGCATCAACAGTTGCAGCAAATGGATCCGCAACAGAGGGCCCAATTCATCCAAAAGATTCAAAAGCAGAAGAACTTACTGCTACAGAGACAAATGCAAAATCGCCAAGCGCAACAAGGAGCACATATCGCCGTTATCAGAAGTCCGGGCAAGCCGGTACAACCGGGTGGTTTGCAATGGGTTCAGCAACCACGACCGCAAATGATCGGGCCACAAATTGCGCAGACACCCAGTCAAAAACCGGTACATCCCGTGGTGCAGCCGCCAGCTCTGACACCGATCAATGCTGCTAACCCGGTGATCGTGCAAACGGGACAAACCGTGCAAGGTCCCCAAACACCGCAGACCGCGCAAACGTTCCAACAAGGTCAACCGTTGACGCCTCAGCACATAGCCCAGTTGCATATGCAGAAACAGCAAATGGCCAGATTGCAACAGTTGCAGCAtttacagcaacaacaacagcaacagcagcagcagcaacaacagcagcaaggTGCACAGCAAGAGGCACCATTGACATCGTTGTCCAACAATGTTCAGATACCACCGGACCAACAACTGGTCGTCAACGCGAAAACGAAAACCGCGTTGGCGAACATGCTGACGAACCGATTGCAAGGCAGCGCGGCCGATGGTACCGCAGCTGGTCAGCTGAGATTAATGACCGCGCAACATAGACCACCGCCCCCGCCGTCCCAAGATCCCCAACTTCTTGCGGCTTACCAACGGAGAACCGTAGGGAACATAACAAACGGAGCACCGCCCGGGGCACCGATAAAAATGCAATACGCTCCGGTGATGACTCAGGCTAAAGCTCAGTTCTATGGACACAATCCAAATCTAAAAC tGCCACCAGATCTGTTTTTGCTAGGTTGTATCTTTGTTATCGTTGAGTACGACGTGCAACGTCCAAACGATGTGTCTATATGGAAGCAAGTGATCGAGAGACACGGCGGCGAGGTCGAGCCCCAATATTGCACCCGAGCGACTCACGTGCTGGCGATCACGCAGAAACATCCGACTGTGGTGCAGGCACTACGCGAGGGGAAACGTTGCGTCAGTGCACATTGGCTCTCGGACGTCGTCAGTAAACAACAGGTACTACCGCCATGGCACGCCCTCCATTTCCCAACACCGTTCAGCCTCACGGAGCTGCCATGCGCCAAGCAAATCGTCTCGTTGTCCGGATTCGAGGGCGAGGAACGAGCAAAAGTGAAGTACATGCTGGAAGCTTTGGGATCGAAGGTCACCAATTACTTCACCAGGCACAACACACTACTCGTTTGCAGAAG ACCGGACggtcaaaaatataaaaaggctCGAGAATGGCAAACCGGAGTTGTAAATGCTCAGTGGTTGACGGACTTGTTGTGTGGACAAATGAACGCTCTACATCAGACCGAAAACCCAAAATATCAACAATACAGCCTGAGCAATCCATTTAGATTGGATTATTCGCTAGTGCCTCATTTAATGG CTGCCTGGAAAATGCCGATAAACATTACTCAGGAATCCTATGATAAAGTAAAACAGGTTGGTCAGGGTCCAAATTCGATAAGAAAGTATAAGAAGCCGCGATTAGACGGCCCGTTGTTAAACAAAGATCCACATTTACTGGGTTTGGACGAGCCGATAGTCGTCAGTAATCCCGATCCTCCATCTCCGGATAAACAACCGAGAATATTGTTCTCTGGTATCAATCCTAGAAAACATGCGAAG AGAATTCGGGAATTAGGTGGTGCACTGGCAGCCAGTTGGCGGGACGCTACCCACCTTGTGATGTCGGCACCGATAAGAACTGTAAAATTATTGTGTTGCCTGTCACGTTGTAAATATATTGTCACGTTACAGTGGTTACTCGATTGTTCTGCGAGGAACACGTTTTTAGATGAAAGTGGATACATGCTTGGCGATCCAGAATTCGAgaagaattttaattgtaatattGAAAAGGCTCTGGCGAGCTGTAACAGGGGAACAGTACTTAAG ggtaaaatattttatgtcaCACCAAGTGTGGTGCCATCGCCATCGGCGATCGCAGAAATTATCGAAAGCGCAGGTGGATCGATGGAAAAAACGCGGAGATCACTCGCGCAAATCCAAGAAATGAATAGTAATAAATTAACTTATGTCATCGTCACTCATGAAAATGACCTTCACCTTCTTACCGATGTTTTACGTGCAAATATCA GTGTGTTCAGTGCAGAAATTGTGTTAGGAGCAGTTGCACGACAATACTTCCAACCTGATCAAGTATGA